The Fibrobacter sp. UWR4 genome includes the window AAGCTCTGAAGCCTTGGTGTAGATGTTCTTGAACCAGTTCTCGTAAATTTTCACGGACGGAACAATCGCGATGTGCTCGGTAAAGTAATAGTGGGCGTTGAGGATGAAGTTTACCCCAAGTCCCATGTATTCCGTGTTGTAGGCTTCGTCGTCTATGAAGGATGAACTGCTCGCTTTCAGAGTGGAAAAGGAATAGCCTAATCCCAGACCGACCTGGAAGTCTTCCGGCCAGTTGATGTTGTAGACGAATTCAAAACCGAAACGCCAGAAAGTCATGTCCGTTTCTTTGTCGTCATCAAAGTCTACCATATCCGTTGATCGGGTGGTGTACTGGAAAAGAATGGACAGGGAGAAGAAACGCATGTTCACGCCGGCAACGATTTCCGGAGAAATCAGGAAGCCGATGTCCGGCGGATAGACTTTCATCATTTCGCCGGTTGTGTCTTCCAGGGAGAGAGCTCTCTCGTTCAAGTCACCGTTGCTGTAGCCGCCGTTGACGCCTGCTTGTACGAAATAGGACTTTGGCCAATAATTTTCGGCAAGGGCCTGTGTGGTAAACAGTCCCGCAATCAGTAGACAGAAAATGAGCATCGTCTTCTTCATGAAATACCTAACGCAGAAAAACCGGAATATGCATCTCGCCCCATGCCTCAAAGAGCCGAAGGCTCGACCTCGCACCTCAAGCCCCGTAGGGGCGACCTCGTCTCTAATCTCTACTTAGCTGCGTAATAGAACATGGCGTCGATGCACTTCTTGGCGGCGACGCGGGTGGCTTCGTCCAGTTCCACATGCTGGGCTGCTTCCGGATGGCGCAGGGTTTCCAGGATGTTTTCCAGGGAGTTGGACTTCATGTACTTGCACATGCTGCAGCTACCGATGAAGCGCTTGTTGGGGAATTCGTACTGCATACGGGCATTGAGACCGCATTCGGTGAGGAGCAGGAACGGGGTGCCTTCGGGCTGGTCCTTGATGTAGGTGACCATCTGGCCGGTGCTGCCCACGTAATCGCTGAGGAGGGCGACGCCCGGGTGGCATTCGGGGTGGCTCACCACCTTCAGGCCCGGGTTCTGGCTGCGGAAGAAGTTGATCAGTTCGGAATCGTAGGTTTCATGCACGTAGCAGCAACCGCTGTGGAGCACGATTTCCTTCTTGATTCCCTTGCGCTTCATTTCTTCGATGAGGTTCTGGCCCATGAGGCCATCGGGGACGAACACGATCTTGTCGTTTTCCAGACTGCTTACGATCTTCATCACGTTGGAGCTGGTGACGCAGACGTCGCAGTTTGCCTTCACGTCGGCGGTGGTGTTGATGTAGCAGACGAAAGTGTGGTCGGGATACTTTTCGCGGAGGGCGCGGACTTCGGCTCCGGTAATGGAGTCGGCCAGACTACAACCGGTAAGAGGACCCGGAATCAGAACGTCCTTGGTGGGGTTCAGAATCTTTGCGGTTTCGCCCATGAAACGGACTGCGGAGAACACGATGGTCTTTGCTTCCACCTTGGTGGCGTCCTGACTCAGCTTGAAGGAGTCGCCATCGTAGTCGGCAACGCCCAGGATGATTTCCGGGGCAACGTAACTGTGGGCGAGAATCACGGCGTCGCGCTCCTTCTTCAGTTCGTTGATTTCGTTGATGATGGGAAGCATCTGTTCCACTTTTTCCATGGAATAGGTGCAAAGGACAGCGCCGGGCTGGATAGTCTTAAGACGATTGTAAAGTTCTTCTGCAGTCATACCTTAAATTTAGAAAAAACCGCAAGGATCTGCAAAAAAGTGAGTTTTTAACAAGCTCTTTTCGGGGCTTGGCACGGCTTTTGCAACCATAGAAGCGAATAAATCTGCAAAGATTTGAAAAATTACAAAAATTGTAAAGATTGACGGTTCTATATGCTTACGGATGATTGTTCTAGTACAAGAAATGTAAAAGATAGCGAGTTAGGTTCTTACCTCATGAAGAACGCCACGAAATTCGAATACGGGACCTTGGTAGATGATCGTGATGGGGAAATTTACTGTACCGTAAGGATTGGAAATCAAATGTGGATGGCCGAAAACCTTCGTTACGTATCCGTTGGCGGTGTGGCTGACGATGATAAGGATAGCTTTGTCTATGGCGAAGTGGAATCCAATGTGGATCGGTATGGACGTCTCTACACTTGGGATGCCGCCCTGAAAGTTGCTCCGGAAGGTTGGCATCTTCCTTCGGACGAGGAATGGGGCGTTCTATGTGATTATCTTGCCTCTATGGGGGACGAACTCCCTGGAAACGCCTTGAAGGCATCTTCTTTCTGGGAAGAAAAGTATGGCGTCTCCATGGGGACGGATTCCTCGGGTTTTGCGGCGGTTCCTGCGGGTGGCCGCTACAGCATGGGTTACTTCCATGACGCAAATCGTCATGCCTATTTCTGGACATCCGACTCGGAAGGTCGCGAATATGCCAAATATCGGTGCCTTTGCTGCCGCGGAGGGCAGGTCAGTTGCGATTATTCCTACAGAAGTGACGCTTTTTCCGTTCGTTGCGTTCGGGATATCTAGACAAAGTTTCTAAATTTGGCTCCGGTGTGATTGGCAAAATTTGGATGGATCAGATTCGGAGACTATATGTACTGTTCCCATTGTGGTGAAAAGAATGATGATGGCGCACGCTTTTGCAAGAGCTGCAATGCTTTGCTGTTCCTTGTTGCGCCGACAAAGATGCCTTTTCAGAGTGCACCTCGTCCCTCTGCAGACAAGGATGCAAAGAGTGCGAAACCTGTCGTTTCGAGAGTCAGGACTCCGAGAATTGATCTCCAGAATCTGAATGAGCCGAAATTGGAAGCGTCTATCGTAAAGGCAGCAAAGCCTTCTCCGGCAATCAATCCCTTTGGCGATGCCATCGTTATTGAAGATGATCGCATGAATCCCTTTGACGAATCCGCCGATTCTGAAGAAGTATCCCAATCCCATTGGGGCGCCCGCATTACCATGGTGCTGATGCTCATCGCCATGCTTGCAGTGGTCTTTGCTAATATCAGCGGCAAGGCAACCGCAATTTCTGATGGCGGCAACACCGTCTATTCCGTCTTTGCCGTGATGTTCCTGGCGGGAACGATTCTGTGTGGCGTGCTGACCTTGCTTTTCACCCTTTTCAGCCCTTACAAGAATTCCAAAAAGATTGTCGTGATCCTGATTGCTTCTGTGGCGGGAATCGTTGCTGAAACGGCTGCAGGTAGTGATGGAATGGCTTTTGTTCCGGCCATTGTATCCACGGTAGTTTCCGTTCTGCTGTTGATTTTCAATAGTGGCCTTGCCATCAAGGAGTCTGTAGACGACGAAATTGACTTCGGTTCTGTTGACACTGAAGCCAATAACAATCCTCTGCTTTAATATGACGCAGGCTAAATAAGCCCGTGATTTAAGCTTCGCCTATTCTCAACATCTTGATCAGGGGCATTCCCGCTTCCTTGCATTCATCCAGGTCGATTTCAAAATCGATACTCCAGTCGTTGAAATCTTCTTCGTCCTGAAGCATTTGCTGGATCAGCATCTTGTTACCTTCGTAGGTAATAATGCTATGCTGCATGGAACGCCCTTCCACATCCATACGGAAGTTGTGGTGTTCTGCGATGTAGCCTGCCATGATTTCCATCAGGCCATTTTCAGTCCAGGGCTTTCCGTTTCCATCCACAAGCATCTGGCCTTCTGCCAGGTCGTCTGCCAATAAGTCCAGGACGTCGCCGTAAGCCTGCTTCTGCAGGGCGCTCATAAGCTGGAAAATGCGCTGGCGAACCATCTTGACAAAACGTTTCTTGTCGTAGGTAATGTCTGCAGCCGCCTTTTCAGCGCCGAAGGCGGTTTCCAGTTCGGTGGCGCCAGCGGCGTCCATACGTTTCTGGTAATCTTCCGGATGGGCCATCTTTTCCCATTCTTCCAGCAGGCTGGAGTCCGTACGACGAATCATGTCGCCCAGATAGTCTTCCATCTCGTGAAGTTCCTCGTTCTTGTAGCTTTCGGGAACGGTCTGCTGGAGAACTTTATAGACGTAGTTCAGATGACGTAACAAGATGGCTTCCATGCGCTGGAGGCCGTACTGCTTGATGTATCCGCTAAAGGTGGTGAAGTTCTCGAACATTTCGCGAACGATGGACTTGGGCTCCACATTCACGTCTACCCACGGGTGGGTTTCTGCAAAACTATTGTAAGTGTCGTAGATGAAATCCCGGAGGGGCTTGGGATACTCCACCTTCTCCACTTCTTCCACACGCTGGTTGAATTCCATCCCCTGAGCCTTCAGTTCGTCCATGCGGGCGTTGCGGGCCTTGTTCTGCTGGATACGTAGAATTGCTTCGGGATTTTCCACAATGCTTTCGCAGAGGGTGATTACATCCAGGGCGTACTCGGGACTTTCCCTATCCAGACGGGGGAGGGTGTCCAGCAGGTAGAGGGACAGGGGCTGGTTCATGGAGAAGTCATCCTGCAGGTCCATGTTCACACGGAGCTTGCTATAGCCAGGGGCTACCTGAGGGACGAATTCAATAATATGGCCTTCCACCAGGGAACGGAACAGCTGGAAGGATCTCTTTTCCAGTTTTCTCTTGCTGGCAGCGGTTTCGTGACAGTCCTTCAGTAGGTTGCGCATGGCTCTGCATCCATCCGTAGGTCTGCTCAGGATGTTCAATAGCATTCCATGGGATACTTGGAAACTGGATGTCAGCGGTTCTGGTGCCGCCTGAATCAAGCGCTCGTATGTACTCTTGTCAAAAGGAACGTAACCGTGTTCAGGAGGTTTTTTCTTCTGGAACTTCTTGCCGGTCTGCTTCGTTTTTGCTTCCAGCTTCAAGTTCTCGATGACGTGCTCGGGGGCTTGCGCCACGACAAATCCCACGTCGTCAAAACCCTTACGTCCAGCACGTCCTGCGATCTGGTGGAAGTCTCGTGCCGTAAGGATGGCAGTCTTGTCACCGCTGTACTTGCAAAGCTGGGTGAAAAGCACCGTACGGATAGGCACGTTCACGCCAACGCCTAGCGTGTCTGTTCCGCAGATGACTTTAAGAAGACCCTTCTGTGCCAGCTTTTCGCAAAGGATTCTGTATTTGGGCAGGAGACCTGCATGATGAATGCCAATACCCTGCTTCAGCCAGCGCTTTACATCGGGACCATAAGGGCTGCTGAAACGTACTTCCTTGATGGCTTCGTTAATCGCTTGTTTTTCTTCCTTGCTGCATAGGTCAAGACTCATGAAATTCTGGGCGTTGCTGGCTGCTGCAGCCTGGGTAAAATGCACCACATAAACGGGGGCTTTTCCCTCGTTAACCAGTCGCTGGACCGTGTTGGAAAGTTCCTGTTCGGAATAGGTAAAATCAAGGGGCACGGGACGCTGGGTGGATCGTACGGTAACGGATTCCTTGCCCGTGTGCTTTGT containing:
- a CDS encoding RNA helicase, translating into MTEKNAVVLKDFLQTRDSGEVPSSEELLESFLGWAEAKGTSLYPAQEEAILELLDGKNVILNTPTGSGKSLVALALHFDSLAHGRRSVYTCPIKALVNEKWMALCKEFGPENVGLSTGDATVNRDAPIICCTAEILANMALCEGEQSTISDVVMDEFHYYSDKERGVAWQVPLLTMPNTRFLLMSATVGATEFFEKEMTKHTGKESVTVRSTQRPVPLDFTYSEQELSNTVQRLVNEGKAPVYVVHFTQAAAASNAQNFMSLDLCSKEEKQAINEAIKEVRFSSPYGPDVKRWLKQGIGIHHAGLLPKYRILCEKLAQKGLLKVICGTDTLGVGVNVPIRTVLFTQLCKYSGDKTAILTARDFHQIAGRAGRKGFDDVGFVVAQAPEHVIENLKLEAKTKQTGKKFQKKKPPEHGYVPFDKSTYERLIQAAPEPLTSSFQVSHGMLLNILSRPTDGCRAMRNLLKDCHETAASKRKLEKRSFQLFRSLVEGHIIEFVPQVAPGYSKLRVNMDLQDDFSMNQPLSLYLLDTLPRLDRESPEYALDVITLCESIVENPEAILRIQQNKARNARMDELKAQGMEFNQRVEEVEKVEYPKPLRDFIYDTYNSFAETHPWVDVNVEPKSIVREMFENFTTFSGYIKQYGLQRMEAILLRHLNYVYKVLQQTVPESYKNEELHEMEDYLGDMIRRTDSSLLEEWEKMAHPEDYQKRMDAAGATELETAFGAEKAAADITYDKKRFVKMVRQRIFQLMSALQKQAYGDVLDLLADDLAEGQMLVDGNGKPWTENGLMEIMAGYIAEHHNFRMDVEGRSMQHSIITYEGNKMLIQQMLQDEEDFNDWSIDFEIDLDECKEAGMPLIKMLRIGEA
- the nadA gene encoding quinolinate synthase NadA, with the protein product MTAEELYNRLKTIQPGAVLCTYSMEKVEQMLPIINEINELKKERDAVILAHSYVAPEIILGVADYDGDSFKLSQDATKVEAKTIVFSAVRFMGETAKILNPTKDVLIPGPLTGCSLADSITGAEVRALREKYPDHTFVCYINTTADVKANCDVCVTSSNVMKIVSSLENDKIVFVPDGLMGQNLIEEMKRKGIKKEIVLHSGCCYVHETYDSELINFFRSQNPGLKVVSHPECHPGVALLSDYVGSTGQMVTYIKDQPEGTPFLLLTECGLNARMQYEFPNKRFIGSCSMCKYMKSNSLENILETLRHPEAAQHVELDEATRVAAKKCIDAMFYYAAK
- a CDS encoding outer membrane beta-barrel protein, with translation MKKTMLIFCLLIAGLFTTQALAENYWPKSYFVQAGVNGGYSNGDLNERALSLEDTTGEMMKVYPPDIGFLISPEIVAGVNMRFFSLSILFQYTTRSTDMVDFDDDKETDMTFWRFGFEFVYNINWPEDFQVGLGLGYSFSTLKASSSSFIDDEAYNTEYMGLGVNFILNAHYYFTEHIAIVPSVKIYENWFKNIYTKASELCDADPYLWQTFFTAGLSIQYQF
- a CDS encoding zinc ribbon domain-containing protein gives rise to the protein MYCSHCGEKNDDGARFCKSCNALLFLVAPTKMPFQSAPRPSADKDAKSAKPVVSRVRTPRIDLQNLNEPKLEASIVKAAKPSPAINPFGDAIVIEDDRMNPFDESADSEEVSQSHWGARITMVLMLIAMLAVVFANISGKATAISDGGNTVYSVFAVMFLAGTILCGVLTLLFTLFSPYKNSKKIVVILIASVAGIVAETAAGSDGMAFVPAIVSTVVSVLLLIFNSGLAIKESVDDEIDFGSVDTEANNNPLL
- a CDS encoding FISUMP domain-containing protein, which translates into the protein MLTDDCSSTRNVKDSELGSYLMKNATKFEYGTLVDDRDGEIYCTVRIGNQMWMAENLRYVSVGGVADDDKDSFVYGEVESNVDRYGRLYTWDAALKVAPEGWHLPSDEEWGVLCDYLASMGDELPGNALKASSFWEEKYGVSMGTDSSGFAAVPAGGRYSMGYFHDANRHAYFWTSDSEGREYAKYRCLCCRGGQVSCDYSYRSDAFSVRCVRDI